AATATTTGTGATGGTACCACCAGAGTTGTTATCTGGTTGACCGATCCACTGAGAGCCATCCCACTTCAAAACTTGTCCCACTCCTGGAGCTGCACTAGATACGTTGCGACCTTGCAGGCGTTGCACAACAGTGGAGCTTTGTCCTCCGGCAACGTCACCAGAAAGTGCGCCATAGAATCCAGCGGCATTACCTGGAATATTTCCTGTTACTTTCGCACCGGAAACCGAAGCGATTTTAGCGTCAGTGACATTTCCGTCTGCGATCTTTGCTGTAGTCACGTTGCTATCAGCAATTTTAGCCGTTGTTACAGCGCTATCAGCGATCTTTGCGGTTGTCACATTTGCATCTGCAATTTTGGCTGTCGTTACATTGCTATCGGCGATTTTTGCCGTAGTGATATTGCTATCCGCAATCTTAGCTGTAGTAATCGCGCTATTCGCAATATCTACTGTCGCAATAGAACCATCCAGAATTTTTGCTGAAGTAATAGCTGAATCAACGATTTTATTTGTACTGACAGCACCATTTGCGATCTTATTAAATGTAATTGCACCGTCGGCGATTTTTGAGTTTGTCACAGAAAGATCGATAATCTTGTTTGTGCTCACAGACTCATCTGCCAACTTATCAGTTGTGATAGCGTTATCCATAATTTTTGCGCCCGTCACAGAATTGCTTGCCAGATCCGCTGTGCCGATAGATCCATCTTCAATGTTAGAAGAACCTACGGTCGTATTGCCTGTCACAACATCCTGCCATTGACCACCAATGGAAACTTGGACAGATTGCGAAGTTTCATCATAGCGCATAAGACCGTCACGAGCTGGAGCTGCGGCCGTTCCGTCGGAAGAAGGAATACCGATAGCGCCTGTCGTTGGCGAGCTTGCACTAGGATTTAAGAGCGAAAGAAGACCATCAAAGTTTGACGGCAAGAATAAAACTTCGGCACGCTCTTGAGTGACATTGGCCGATTTCGCAATAAAGTCAGCGGCTTTTTTGCCTTCCAAAGCGACGGCATTTTCTGACTCCATCGCATAAGGAACAGAGCGCATGCTGAAATCAGGCGATAAAGCTACAGTCTCAGTACCTACAGTGAAAGAGACGCGCACTTTACGAGTATCTCCAGCTTGAGGCGTATAACTGTTGTATCCGGAAGCACACTTTGTAAGGCCGGTAAGAGTTCCGGTGTTTTTAAGAACTTTATGAACAGGAAGGCTAGGGCCGACATTTACGACGGAGGCTCCTGACTCAGAAGCTCCAAGAACGAAATTAATCACACCCTTGCTGTTGTTCATATTCACAACGCGCTCTTCTTCAAAAAGCACGCACGATTCAGCACCAGGTGAAAGAACCTTGATATTAAAGGTGACATTAGAATCTTCAAGTGGAAGACCGTCAGGTTGGATGATACGACCTTGGACTGTTAAACCTTGGGGAACTTCAGAGAAAGAGACTTGCGCGAACGCGGGTCCCGTCATCGAAAGAACGGCCAAAATTACCAAAGTTCTTTTAATTGAGAAGTTCATACGTGTTCCTTTTAATATACGTTCAAGTAAGGACTCTCACACTTTTCTACCCATCTTATCGGGTAATCTTGAGGATTTATAAATAGCCTTTGTTAAAAATTACTAAAAGTGAACGGAAGTGTTTTGGAATGAGACAAATTATTGGCGAGAAGATTCTTTGATGTTTTTACGGCAATCTGGTGTAAGCTCTGCGACCTTTTCTTTTAAACAACCGAAAAAGTGACTTTGCTTAGGGCAGAACTTAGCGATGTCTGTTGAACAGGCTTTCCGAAAGACTTCCTGAACAGTTTTTACTTGGCTAAAGCACGCTCGCGAAAGCTGGTCCTTCTTGCTTCTAAGGCAAGCCAATGGATGCTCAGCAAGAAAACGGTTCTGAGTGCAGAGTTTTTCATATTCATCCGCACAATCAGGTGTGTCCTTCAGAAGCGTTCTTTTTACTTCTTCAGGTTGAAGAGGTTTTCTAGGATCGTAGTGAGGATCGAATTCTTTTGGAACGGTATAATTTGAGAGATCAGCCAATGGCGGTTCTTTTATGGGAGCGACAGCTTCAATTTTCGGAGGCGGAGGAATCGGTTGCTTCGAAGGTGCAATTTGAATAGGGCCACTGGCAATCGGAAGAGGCTGTGATTGAATTTGCGGTTGCGGTTGTTGTTGAATCACTGGAACTGTATTGTTTTGAGTCAAACGCACAGCGATCAGTGCCGAAGACACAGATATAAAAACAGTACCAATAATAAGGAGGAGGACGTTCCGGGTGTTCATATCTATATATATTGTCGGAGGCTTTTCTTAGTTACTTAAGGTCTTGAATATGAGTTGTCATCGCAAGCCATTTAAGAAATCTCATAAACTTACCGATAAATAGAGGTGATGGAGGCAGTCATGAACCGGTACGTCTTTGCACTGCTTATGGTAACATTCATGTTTTTAACGGGTTGTGGACTTGAAGCAAGCCTTGAAAATCTTGCGGGCCTGTCCTCGCCGAAACTTCCCCCGGGTATTGAACTTCCCAAAAGACCCGTTGCGGGCGTTGTGACTGATCCGGACAAATCCGATTTTTTAAATACCGAAATTTTAGTAGGATCGCACGGGACTGCCGATGGACAGACGATTTTGCAAATTGTCGTGCGGCTGATGAATTCAGATAACACTGTGGTTGCGGGCTATGTTCCGGAATACAGTATTACGAACGGCACCGGCGTTATCAAAGGCGCGTGTACAGCCAGTGATAACTTCGGTGTGTCGATTTGCTCTTTACGCTCGACCGATTCTGGAATTAAAACAGTTCGTCTGGAAAATACAGCTGATTTTCATCCGGAAAAGGATGTCGTATTTGATGCTCCCGTTAAAGAGACAACAACGATTGGAAGTTCTGGTGGTGATGTTCAAGAGGTTTCAAATCCACGCGGTTGGCGCATGACTGCGACTGTCGGTACCCAATATGACAAAGTGGTTACAAGTAAAAATGGATACCAATTGCGCGTAGGACCTGTAGGTTCTGTCACTGAGTAAGAACCAAGAGTCCATCTTTTCCTGAAGTCGCTAAGAACAAATGACTGTTGTAATAAACTGGAGAGCTTGAGAAAGCACTCTCTAGTTTTATTTTTTGCAGAACTGCTCCTGTTGTGAGATCGTGAATGCAAAGGGCTTTGTCTTCGCAAAGAAATATCACTGCTTCCTGCCGACGATAAGAAAGAATCAAAGGACTTGCTTGCGCTCGGGCGTTACGGTCTTCAATTTTTGAAGACCAAAGAATTTGCCCAGATTCTGAATTCAAAACGAAATTCTTTTTGTATCCAGTGATAGCAAGACGTTTTCCATCAGCACTGAGTGAAGGGCAACTCATGCCGCCATCATCCAGTGCTGTTTTCCAGCGAAGGACTCCGGAGGTACTATCAAGAGCATAAAAGAAGCCGTCCCAGGAAACGAAGTAAGCTTTGTCGAGGTGAATTAAAGCGGCGCATTTAATGTCGTCTTTAGTTTGAAAAGACCAAATATTTTTTCCAGTAGAAAGTTCGTAAGCCTGCATTTGTCCGGTGTTTGAACCGAGCAGAATCTGTTTGTGGAGAAGATCCAAGGCCGGGGAAGAGTGCGGATGATTTCCAATCAATGGAGATGTCCAGAGCCAATTTCCACTTTTCGCATCAATCGCTAAAAGATAGCCGTTCGGATCCGCTAACTCTACTCCGACATATAAGAGACCCTCATGCATAAAAGGAGAAGAGCCGATCGTAACGCCGGTTTTAGTAATCCAGCGGATTTTTCCGGTTTGTTTGTTGAGGCTATAGAAATAGCCTGCATAGTCACCTATATAAACGCTATCATTGTCCGTAAGCGGTGTGGAGTGAAATCCTCGGGAACTGACATCATTATAAAACTGCCAAAGAAGTTTTCCACTCCAATCATAGGCACGTAAATATCCCGTATCGTCAGCGACATAGAATCCGGAATCGTCGACGGCAGGAGAGCTTTTACTTGCGCGATGAATACCGTTATTCAGCTGGGCCACTTTCCATTTTATCTGGAATGAGGAAAAGCGGTCAGGCTCAGTAACAAAAGCATTTCCTAAACGCTCGGGGCCGCCCCGGTAGGTAGAAAGAGCCTTTTTATTCTCTTCCGTGCTTAATTCATACTGAAGGGTGGAGCCTTTCACAGGAGTTTTTAACTTCTCAAAATGAAGATCTTTTTCCAAGAGCGGAAGGGTTTTAACTTCAGCACGAATCAAAAGTCCTACGATTAATAATGAATAAAAGCTTAAAAGAATTTTTTTATTCATAAAAACTCCGCCCATAAAATCGATGACGGGTTTTTATTGCAAATGTCTTTAACAAAGAGTCTTGTATCAAGTTTGCCGGTTGTCGTTCGGCGCGACTGAAGCCAAAAATCAAATTTTTCTGTGGGATCTTTACAAACAGATTTAATTTGAGAAAGAAAAACCAAAGGATCGCATTGCGTTCTTGTTGAAGGTGCTTTAACGAAAGGATCGTAAACCTCTTCGGAACTATGTTTATGGCGGATCAGAAGGGTTTCGCATTCCACCCGGGCGTCCAGCATATTTAAAGATAAAATCCGTGGGGCCCCTGTGGTTGCGGGATCTTGAAAGGCAATACTTGGGATCACTTGTAGCAAGATTAAAAGCGAACACAAAATGACCGTGCTTTTATTCTTTAATGTGGATCGATCTAAATAAGCTTCCCAGTTTTCCTTAAAAAGAGGAATAAGAATAAAAAGGCCAAGGAGTAAAAACATCGTCAGCGGATAGAAATAACCTACGATGTGCCATGAGAAGATGTGAAACAAAAGAAACTGGACAAAAACACCGGCACGGATCCACTTGTTATGGTTAAAAAGACCCAAGACAAAAATACACTCTAAAAGAACAGCGTAAATAAGACTGAAATGCTGAAGCTGAGACGGCAAAAAACTAGGGGAAATAAGTGCTACGCCGGACAGCCATTCAGGATCAAATTTTAAAATTCCCGCGCCCCAATAAAATATACCGATAAAGAACGGAATGATGACTTTTTTACGAGGAAAGAAGAGAAACCCAAGATGAGTGAAAAAACTCATGTAGTGATAGTTTCCCATCAATCCATAAGAAAGACTTGTGAAAAACACTTTCAGAAGTAAAAGAAAAATGAGCCCGGCATAACCAAAGCGAATCTTTCCTAAAAAGAAAAGAGCGGCCGTTGCAATACCCACCAAGGCGTAAACCTCAAGGAAATATGCGGCTCCCAAAGAATTCGTGAAACGAAGTGCATCACAAAAAGGAACCATGGGCCAACAAAGAGGCGAAGAAATTTGGGACGCCTTAACGACCAAATCCAGGGACCGATCTGTCCAGAAGTAGGCGCTCAAAACATGTGTGAGGGCGAGCAGTCCGCCGTAGATCTGCAAAGCTTTGGAATTTAGAATTTCTTGGAGCTGTCGATGAAAGTAAGCTCTCATGGGGAATCCTTGACGACAAAGTTCCATTTTTTGAGTTGCTCTGAAGTAATCGTTTTGGCGGTAGCCGAGTCCACGCTGCAATTTGTACAAGCTGTCGAAACAAAATCGGCGCGACTTAGATCGGAACGAACAAAGCGAACATTTTTTAGAGTGCTCGCCAGAAAGTGGAGGCCATCCAAATAAGAATCTTCAAAAAGCACATCTTGAAGTAGGCAATGTGTGCACTTTACTCCAGCTAAATCTGAGCCTATGAACTGAACGAAATAAAGATCTGCCTTCGAGATCCGGGTTCCGGTAAGCCGAGATTGGAGCCAGTTCGTGTTTTTGATGGAAATCTGAAACCAGGTGTTCTGCGAAAATGAGCTGCCACTGAAATCGGCGTTAATGATCTGAGCAAAAGCCAGCGGCTGCTCAGAGAATTCCATTTTGTTATTCTTTTGGCCACTCAGGGGAGACGCACTCAACGAAAGTCCTAAGGAAGTTCGCGGAGCTGTCATGGAAATAATGAAGACGATCCCAATAAAAACCAAAAGTCTCATGATGAGACGATCATGACAGTTTTTTCTCGTGGAAACAATCCAGTTTTTTCGTGAAATTCCGATAAGTATCAACGTGATGCTTGTACGTACTATTTTATTTATCACATCTTTAGGATTGCTCTCTGGCTGTATGAATGCTAGCTGGGAGATATTGAGTTCAAAGCTTGAAAGTACAGCTTCGCTCAAACCTGCCTATAAACCGGCTGATATTGTCGAAGTTCGTTGGAAAACCAACGGTGGTAGCGTCACTCCGGATTATCTTCGTCTTGAATATTCCAATGACAGTGGCACAACGTGGACGACGGTGGAATCTCGCCTCGATAACGATGGTGAGTACGACTGGAATATCAGCACTTTGCCTGCAACGACTTATAAAGTTCGTCTGATCGCGGTTATCAAAGAAAGTTCAGAGACTATTGATCTAGGAAGTTTTCTTCTTGATGACCAAGTACCTGTTGCTGGTGCTGATCAAACCGTTTCTGTGACAGAAGACACGATCACTCCGTTTACAATTAATTCTCCTACCGAAAATGATCAATATCATATCGAGTTTGTGACCACTCCGACCAAAGGAACTTTGACGGGCTGTAAGAACGGTTCCAATATTTTGGCATGTGTCTATACTCCAAATCACGATAACGAGCTTGATGACTCTTTCACTTATAAAGTCGTCGATCGTGCGGGCAACCAATCTGCGGTTGCAACGGTGACTCTGGATTTACAACCGGTGAATGACGTTCCTGTGATCACGACTTTGGCTTGTGCCGCGACTATCGGAGAAAATCATAACTACTCTTGTATAATTACGGCAACGGATGTGGATTTGCCGGGGCCTGCGACTTTGACTTATAAATTCGATCCAGCTACAAGCTGCGGCCCTTGGCTTTCTATCAACGCCTCAACAGGTGAGGTGAGCGGAACTCCAAGTGGTTCTGAAGTCGGTACGAGTTGCCAAGTGGATGTCTATGCAGAAGATGATGTCGCTGGAGAAAGTGCGCGCTTCTCGTGGACAATCACTGTGGAAAATTCTCCGCCAATTATTAATGTCACGGGTGGACCTTATAGTATCTCTGAGGATGCGGCTTTGGCCGTCGTTATTCCTGGAGCCAATGTTTCCTCAATTGAAGAGGGCGGAGGCAGTGTTTATTCTCTGGTGACTCCTGTTGTTGCGGGTGATCGCTGCGAAGACCATGCGATGGCACCAACAGCGACAAATTATTCTATTGATGCTTCAACCGGTGAGTTCTCATTCCGTCCGGCAGCTGATTATCAAGGGACTTGTCAAATCCGTATTGCATTGACCGATACATTTCCTTCAACTGGATATGTTGATGTCGCAATTGATGTTGTGAACACTCAAGACGCTCCTGTGATTGCGGCGGCTCTGGCTCCGTGTTCTGCCTCAGCAACAGAAGATGTGGCTTACAATTGTGTCGTACCTGTGACGGACCCAGACCCTGAGAACGTGACAGTTATCAGGGATGCTTCAGATACCTGCACTTGGTTGACAGCGACTCCGTCTGCAAATGGAAGAACCGTGACGATTGCGGGAACTCCGACAAACGCCCACGTCGGCACTTGTACGCTCGCACTTTTGGCAACAGATCCTCAATCGGCAACGGATATGAAGTCATTGTCTATCACGGTTGCCAATGCGACTCCGACATTGACGATTGGAACGCCCGTAGTGTTGACCGAGGATGATCCAAGTTTTTCATCATTGGTTGAAGTTTTATCAGACGCTGCCGTGCAATCTCTGGATGAGACCATGGGGACTTATTCTTTAATTTATACGGGGCTCACCGGTACAGCTTGTAATGACTCATCTGTTGTTGCAACTCCCGCAACTGATTTTGTGATTGATCCAGGAACGGGAGCCGTCAGTATTAAGCCTCGTGCAGATTATTACGGAACTTGTTACGCAAAAATTCAATTTGATGATGGCAATGGAGCAGGGAACTCTGTAGTGAATCAGGAAATCGCGATCATTGTTAATCCTGTGAACGATGCGCCAACAATCACGGCTATTCCGACTGCACATGAAATTTTACTCAATCCATCCGGCAATACCAATTCAAGCTTTAATCTGACCGTAGATGTAGGGCCGCCGAATGAAAATGCACAGACAGTTTCGTTGATTTGTACAAATTCAAATACGTCACGCTTGACTGTGAATTGCTCGCAAACCCGCACAGGTGATGGAAACTTGACGGTGAATCTGACTGCAACAGCAGGTGTGGATTCTTCTGCTGTCGTGACAGTAAAAGTAAAAGACAGCGGCGGAGGAACAGATGAATCCGCTGTTGCGACGATCAACGTTTCGATGACGGATGCGGTGGTGTTGACGCCGATCGCGGCGGATGAATTAAATTACAACATTTATGACAAAGCTGTCGCACAATATAATTCCACAGTGGCTGCTTCCAATCGCACATTCGTAGTCACAGTCAATTCTGCCGTGAAAGTTTCAAGTAATGATCCGACATTACCTGCGATGAGAACGGGCAGTTTATCAACAGGCGCAAGAGTTCGTTTGATCAACAACGGTCAAATCATTGGCGCTTTTGGAACTGGTGGGCTTGCACCATCAGGGACAGCTGGTCCGCTCCGCATGGGACAAACCGGCGGAACTGCATTTAAGGTTGAAGCTCTCTATAACAACGTCACGATTCTCAACAACGGCGTTATTTACGGCGGCGGTGGTGGTGGCGGTCGTGGTGGTACTGACAACTTAGATGCGGGAGCTGGCGGAGCTGGTGGCGCGGGAGAAGGTCCTATGACATCGGCAGTCTCAGGAGCCGCTGGAGCAAGTTCTGGTGGTACTGGCGGTGCGGTAGGAACAGCGTCGGCAGGTGGGGCAACTCCTGTAGGAGACTATGCACCGGCACCAGCCGATGGGGGAGTCGCGCAAACAAGTGGATCCGCAGGCCAAGGCGGAAGTAGTTGCGTGATTGGAGCAGCCCAAGGCAATACGTCTGGCGAAGCAGATTTTGGCCGTGGCGGATTTGGAGCCGGATTTGGTGGTGGTGCGGGAGCTTGTTCGACAACATACGGAGGCGGCGGTGGTGGCGGTCACTATGGCGGCGGCGGCGGCGCTGGAGGTCTCGGAGATATGGGTTCTGGCGGTAACCTTAACTCAGATAGAAATGGCTATAATGGTGGACACGGTGGGGCTGCTATTGAAGTTCCGACATCAGTAAACAATCCTGGAGATATTAATGTTGTGATTACTCCTGGCGGTGGAAGTCAAATCGCTGGTTGCGTATGGAATGACCTTTCTGGAAAATACCTAACAAACATCGTTAGCGATAGCAATCCAAAGGACAGAGCCTTAACCTTCTCCTCAACAACAAGCCAAAGCGTCAACGCTCCAACCGGAATCAAATTCTGGAATAACGGCCGCGGTAAAGCGTATCGCTAAGAGGTACGCCGTACCTTTTCGAATTGCGGCGCATTCTAATTACAACTTATTCAATTGTCCTAAGCCTTGATCTAAATTCTTAAAGATCAAGCTTAACGCTTCTTCGTAAGCTTTCGTGATATCCACACTCATCTTAGCGCCAAATGGATTTTTCATTTCAAAGCAGCTCGAAGCTTCAGCTCCCAGTTTGGCTTTCTTAGGAATGGTCAAAGAGCTTGTGATTTTCACGCAGCCCTCTTTGTATTTGCCCATCTCTGTATTGTGAATTGTAAGAACAAGATCATTAGCTCCCGGAGTTGACACCGTTGTGCCTTCACGAGCCAATGCTTCCGTCACAGCACGCGTGATTTCCGAGCGCAACTCTGTGGATTGATTTTTATCATCTCGTTCATCAACGACACTAAGGGAAAGATTTCTTTTCGGAAGGCCGCTTAAAGCCGACACTTGAATGTTTTGTGACTTAATCGCAGGAACATCGCGAATGCTTTTGCCTGTGATCGCGCAAGAAGAAAGTAAAAGGGCAGAGCTGACTAAAACCAATGCTGTTTTCATAAAAGAATCCTTGTTGAATCCTTATTATGAAAACAGCGCTGATTTTTGTAAACAGTGAAACTTTTGTGACAGAGTGCTCCGCTTAATGCGAAGCACTTGTGCTATGCAAAGACTGGTGGAAATCCACATCCAAGGAAATTTTTAAATTCAAAGCTTTCGATACCGGGCAGTTGGCCTTTGCATCATTCGCAATGCTTTCAAATGTGCCTCGGTCAATATCGGGGACCTGCGCTCTGAGTCTCAGTTTGGAAGAAGTGATAGCGAACCCGTCGCCTTGTTTTTCCACTGTGACCGTGGCGGATGTTTCGAGGCTGTCGGCAATATAGCCCTTCTTGGCAAGCGCTCCGGACAGGGCCATTGTGAAGCAACTGGCGTGAGCCGCTGCGATCAACTCGTCGGGATTGGCTCCCGATGCTTCCCCGAAGCGCGTGGAAAAAGAATAGGGAGTGTTTCTTAAGACACCACTCTCGGTGCTGATTTCGCCTTTTCCATTTTGCAGATTGCCTCTCCAGACTGCGGTTGCTTTTCTATCCATAAGGACCTCCTGATTTGCAGAGGATTTTAATTCGCACGTCGACGAAGGAGTAGTCCGTCGTTAAAATACAAATATGTTAGACCACATGTTCAGGTTGCCCTTAACCCAGAAATCAAGTGAAATGAGCTATGAGCCTTACAGTCTTTTTTCAAAATTTAATTAAGAAAGTCGAAGAATCCGACATCGTCACCAACGCAGGAACGGATCAAGAAGGTTTTTATAAACCCACGCGCACAATTTTATTGCGTCATTTAAATCTACTGAAAGATCTTCACGGAAAGCCATTGGCAAAGCCTATGGTGCAAGCGTCCTGGAAATACGTCGTCGAACACCTGCCAGCAGAATGGCTCGTCCCCGAAGCCGAAGACCGCGAAGAACTCAAAAAAATCCTATCCTAAGCTCGGACATAAAGTCTTTCCAAATCTTACGTAATAAGAGCCACTTAAACACTGTTTTTGCAAAGTAAATTGGTTACTTAACCTTGTATTTACATCGTAATAACAGTGTGGTAATATGGACTTCGAGTGGGATGATGAAGGATTATTTCGGCGCGATCAGCAACTAAACATGAAGAGAAACAATACTCTTTTAGAGGATTTTTATGAAAAAAGAATACGACTTTTCCAAAGCTAAGAGAGGTAAAGTCGCTAAAGAAGTTAAAGTTCTCAAAACGGTTCGTCTTGATTCCGATGTTTTGCAATGGCTAGAAGAAGAAGGTGAAAGGCAGGGGATGGGCTATCAAACTTTCTTGAACTGGTTTTTAAAAAAGTCGATGGAAAATGAAGTCTCGTTAGAAGACAGAATTATCAAGCTTGAAAAGGCTGTCTTTGCTAAGAAGGCCTAACGAAGCTTCATCTCTAGCATTTTTGCCAGGGGACCGATTTCCACTTGCGGATCTTCATTCGCGGCGCTGATAAGCAGATCTACTTTGGGAAAATAACGAATCACGATTTTGCCGTCTTGAGTTTCACAGTTTTTTGCAGGTGACGTCACTGAGTGACGACGGCACATGACGGGACGGTTTTCATATATACTGCATGCGCCTTCGTTATTCAGAAAAATACAGCGGTTGGATAAATCACGAACCCCTTCGCGCCAAAGAGGATCTTGCAAAGTGCGCTGACTTTGCCGTTGCAAGCGCGAGCGTTCAATAGAATGACCTGCATGCACAAGGCTTCCCAAAATCTCTGCTTCATAACTCGTAATTTCCACTTCCATATGGCAGCACGCAGAGCATCCTTTTTGACAGGATGTTTCGATGTTAGCACTTTGAGCGATTTCATTTTCAACTAATTCATGCAATCTTTTGGCGCGGGAAGGACCGGCAGGAGACTTCTGCAGCTCAATACGCGCGGACTTTAGTTCTTCGCTTAAAGTTTCAAGAAAGGCCTCAAACACATCCAAAGAAAGCTCTTTTTCATAATCTAAAATGAACTTTTTTAAAGAGCGTGTGAGTTTTTTGTGCTGAGCAAAGAAAGAGTCCACATTCATATACTAAGCCTAGCTCTTTCTTTGCGGGAAAAAAATTAAATCAGAAGCTTACTTAAAAACTGGACTGTTGTTTTTCTCTTGCAGAGCTTCTTCCAC
This region of Bdellovibrio sp. BCCA genomic DNA includes:
- a CDS encoding OsmC family protein — translated: MDRKATAVWRGNLQNGKGEISTESGVLRNTPYSFSTRFGEASGANPDELIAAAHASCFTMALSGALAKKGYIADSLETSATVTVEKQGDGFAITSSKLRLRAQVPDIDRGTFESIANDAKANCPVSKALNLKISLDVDFHQSLHSTSASH
- a CDS encoding YkgJ family cysteine cluster protein; amino-acid sequence: MNVDSFFAQHKKLTRSLKKFILDYEKELSLDVFEAFLETLSEELKSARIELQKSPAGPSRAKRLHELVENEIAQSANIETSCQKGCSACCHMEVEITSYEAEILGSLVHAGHSIERSRLQRQSQRTLQDPLWREGVRDLSNRCIFLNNEGACSIYENRPVMCRRHSVTSPAKNCETQDGKIVIRYFPKVDLLISAANEDPQVEIGPLAKMLEMKLR
- a CDS encoding PQQ-binding-like beta-propeller repeat protein; protein product: MNKKILLSFYSLLIVGLLIRAEVKTLPLLEKDLHFEKLKTPVKGSTLQYELSTEENKKALSTYRGGPERLGNAFVTEPDRFSSFQIKWKVAQLNNGIHRASKSSPAVDDSGFYVADDTGYLRAYDWSGKLLWQFYNDVSSRGFHSTPLTDNDSVYIGDYAGYFYSLNKQTGKIRWITKTGVTIGSSPFMHEGLLYVGVELADPNGYLLAIDAKSGNWLWTSPLIGNHPHSSPALDLLHKQILLGSNTGQMQAYELSTGKNIWSFQTKDDIKCAALIHLDKAYFVSWDGFFYALDSTSGVLRWKTALDDGGMSCPSLSADGKRLAITGYKKNFVLNSESGQILWSSKIEDRNARAQASPLILSYRRQEAVIFLCEDKALCIHDLTTGAVLQKIKLESAFSSSPVYYNSHLFLATSGKDGLLVLTQ
- a CDS encoding Ig-like domain-containing protein; this encodes MSSKLESTASLKPAYKPADIVEVRWKTNGGSVTPDYLRLEYSNDSGTTWTTVESRLDNDGEYDWNISTLPATTYKVRLIAVIKESSETIDLGSFLLDDQVPVAGADQTVSVTEDTITPFTINSPTENDQYHIEFVTTPTKGTLTGCKNGSNILACVYTPNHDNELDDSFTYKVVDRAGNQSAVATVTLDLQPVNDVPVITTLACAATIGENHNYSCIITATDVDLPGPATLTYKFDPATSCGPWLSINASTGEVSGTPSGSEVGTSCQVDVYAEDDVAGESARFSWTITVENSPPIINVTGGPYSISEDAALAVVIPGANVSSIEEGGGSVYSLVTPVVAGDRCEDHAMAPTATNYSIDASTGEFSFRPAADYQGTCQIRIALTDTFPSTGYVDVAIDVVNTQDAPVIAAALAPCSASATEDVAYNCVVPVTDPDPENVTVIRDASDTCTWLTATPSANGRTVTIAGTPTNAHVGTCTLALLATDPQSATDMKSLSITVANATPTLTIGTPVVLTEDDPSFSSLVEVLSDAAVQSLDETMGTYSLIYTGLTGTACNDSSVVATPATDFVIDPGTGAVSIKPRADYYGTCYAKIQFDDGNGAGNSVVNQEIAIIVNPVNDAPTITAIPTAHEILLNPSGNTNSSFNLTVDVGPPNENAQTVSLICTNSNTSRLTVNCSQTRTGDGNLTVNLTATAGVDSSAVVTVKVKDSGGGTDESAVATINVSMTDAVVLTPIAADELNYNIYDKAVAQYNSTVAASNRTFVVTVNSAVKVSSNDPTLPAMRTGSLSTGARVRLINNGQIIGAFGTGGLAPSGTAGPLRMGQTGGTAFKVEALYNNVTILNNGVIYGGGGGGGRGGTDNLDAGAGGAGGAGEGPMTSAVSGAAGASSGGTGGAVGTASAGGATPVGDYAPAPADGGVAQTSGSAGQGGSSCVIGAAQGNTSGEADFGRGGFGAGFGGGAGACSTTYGGGGGGGHYGGGGGAGGLGDMGSGGNLNSDRNGYNGGHGGAAIEVPTSVNNPGDINVVITPGGGSQIAGCVWNDLSGKYLTNIVSDSNPKDRALTFSSTTSQSVNAPTGIKFWNNGRGKAYR
- a CDS encoding BrnA antitoxin family protein: MKKEYDFSKAKRGKVAKEVKVLKTVRLDSDVLQWLEEEGERQGMGYQTFLNWFLKKSMENEVSLEDRIIKLEKAVFAKKA
- a CDS encoding pentapeptide repeat-containing protein, with protein sequence MEFSEQPLAFAQIINADFSGSSFSQNTWFQISIKNTNWLQSRLTGTRISKADLYFVQFIGSDLAGVKCTHCLLQDVLFEDSYLDGLHFLASTLKNVRFVRSDLSRADFVSTACTNCSVDSATAKTITSEQLKKWNFVVKDSP